A genomic window from Accipiter gentilis chromosome 1, bAccGen1.1, whole genome shotgun sequence includes:
- the ASB1 gene encoding ankyrin repeat and SOCS box protein 1, translating to MAEGGPPGGGDPPAASGGQAGRNLKEWLREQFCDHPIEHCEDTRLHDAAYVGDLPTLKSLLQEESFQSRINEKSVWCCGWLPCTPLRIAATAGHGPCVDFLLRKGAEIDLVDVKGQTALYVAVVNGHLECAKILLEAGADPNGSRHHRSTPVYHAARVGRADILRELIRYGADVDVNHHLASRVPSLSLRPLTTLVVCPLYISAAYHNLQCFRLLLQAGANPDFNCCGPINIQGFSRGSPVCVMDAVLRHGCEAAFVHLLIDFGADLNLVKVEALGVESTGRVKVNPEALQVFKEARGRTRSLLSLCRIAVRRILGKSRLDLIHILPIPDPIKQFLLHEHS from the exons ATGGCGGAGGGCGGcccccccggcggcggggacCCGCCCGCCGCCTCAGGCGGGCAGGCAG GTCGTAACCTGAAGGAGTGGCTGCGGGAGCAGTTCTGCGACCACCCCATCGAGCACTGCGAGGACACCCGCCTGCACGACGCGGCCTACGTGGGGGACCTGCCCACCCTCAAGAGCCTGCTGCAAGAGGAGAGCTTCCAAAG CCGGATCAACGAGAAGTCCGTGTGGTGCTGCGGCTGGCTGCCCTGCACGCCGCTGCGCATCGCTGCCACCGCCGGCCATGGCCCCTGCGTCGACTTCCTCCTCCGCAAAGGGGCTGAGATCGACCTGGTGGATGTGAAGGGGCAGACCGCCCTCTATGTGGCCGTGGTCAACGGGCACCTCGAGTGTGCcaagatcctcctggaagctggGGCTGACCCCAACGGCAGCCGGCACCACCGCAGCACCCCTGTCTACCATGCGGCGCGTGTGGGCCGGGCAGACATCCTCCGGGAGCTGATCAG GTATGGCGCAGACGTGGATGTGAATCACCACCTCGCTTCCCGGGTGCCCAGTCTCTCTCTGCGGCCCCTCACCACGCTGGTGGTCTGCCCGCTGTACATCAGCGCTGCCTACCACAATCTCCAGTGCTTCAGGCTGCTGCTCCAGGCTGGAGCCAACCCAGATTTTAACTGTTGCGGGCCCATCAACATCCAAGGTTTCTCCCGGGGCTCCCCGGTCTGTGTGATGGATGCTGTCCTGCGGCATGGCTGTGAGGCGGCGTTCGTCCACCTCTTGATTGACTTTGGAGCCGATCTGAACCTGGTGAAAGTGGAGGCCTTGGGAGTTGAATCCACGGGAAGGGTCAAAGTCAACCCTGAGGCTCTGCAGGTGTTCAAAGAAGCAAGGG GCCGCACCCGGAGCCTCTTGTCTCTCTGCCGCATAGCTGTACGAAGAATACTTGGCAAATCTCGTCTGGATCTGATCCATATCCTTCCAATCCCAGACCCCATTAAACAATTTTTACTTCACGAACACAGTTAA